A genome region from Bradyrhizobium commune includes the following:
- a CDS encoding alpha/beta fold hydrolase codes for MSDAMTPNAQLGSASIEQSPSILETVLDIWQRTTGPKGQQPNADLRHIGIGVRRVVRLLDEIEEALGKRIPIGTALRLGTPDAIAEAIATDRWPEPSPLLLLKDGDDRPPLYLIAGVRGTLFEVVALARASSFPGKIWGLQPPGFEGDAPRFESIEATAAEFLEHLVGDRAAPVNLVGYSMGGEIAIEMARALRSDNRKLGLIGLIDTNVVERHWSLTTRLRYAARRSQLRVFGLFQAPSGQRLDNLLNIVRPLIRRLIGQFTYDAEFTRYYESGLDDRIKVVKDLALVAYERYVPPVVDFPVVLFKSWESAKRDLVDPVETWRPKIPELEVVEVDGTHANMIFPPFVRGLASEIAARLL; via the coding sequence ATGAGCGACGCAATGACGCCCAACGCACAGCTCGGGTCAGCCTCGATAGAACAATCGCCTTCCATCCTTGAGACGGTTCTGGATATCTGGCAGCGCACGACGGGCCCGAAGGGACAGCAGCCGAACGCAGATCTCCGCCATATCGGGATCGGTGTCAGGCGGGTGGTTCGCTTGCTGGATGAAATTGAAGAGGCGCTGGGCAAGAGGATTCCGATCGGCACCGCGTTGAGGCTGGGCACGCCGGACGCCATTGCCGAGGCTATCGCGACCGATCGGTGGCCCGAGCCTTCGCCGCTGCTGCTGCTGAAGGATGGCGACGATCGTCCGCCGCTCTATCTGATCGCAGGCGTTCGCGGGACTCTGTTTGAAGTCGTCGCGCTGGCGCGGGCGTCATCATTCCCCGGCAAGATCTGGGGACTTCAGCCGCCCGGCTTCGAGGGCGACGCGCCGCGCTTCGAGTCCATCGAAGCGACCGCGGCCGAGTTTCTCGAACATCTCGTTGGCGATCGTGCCGCGCCGGTCAATCTCGTCGGATATTCGATGGGAGGCGAGATCGCGATCGAGATGGCAAGGGCACTGCGTTCGGACAATCGAAAGCTTGGATTGATCGGACTCATCGACACCAACGTCGTGGAAAGACACTGGTCGCTGACGACGCGACTGCGCTATGCGGCACGGCGCTCGCAGTTGCGGGTCTTCGGGCTGTTCCAGGCGCCATCGGGGCAGCGCCTTGATAACTTGCTCAATATCGTGCGTCCGCTGATCCGTCGCCTGATCGGTCAGTTCACCTATGATGCAGAATTCACGCGCTACTACGAATCCGGGCTCGACGACAGGATCAAGGTCGTCAAGGATCTCGCACTCGTGGCCTACGAACGCTATGTGCCGCCCGTCGTCGATTTTCCTGTCGTTCTGTTCAAGTCGTGGGAGTCGGCCAAGCGGGATCTCGTCGATCCCGTCGAAACCTGGCGGCCGAAGATTCCCGAGCTCGAAGTGGTGGAAGTCGATGGCACCCATGCCAACATGATCTTCCCGCCATTCGTGCGCGGGCTGGCATCCGAGATCGCCGCTCGCCTATTGTAG